GGGAGGTGGCGGGACACCATCTCGTCGACCCTGGCGGGGTCGCCGGAGAGGAGGGCCTCCACGGTGCCGTCGCGGCGGTTGCGGACCCAGCCGGCGAGGCCCAGCGCGCGCGCCGTCTCCACCGTCCAGTCGCGGAAGAAGACCCCCTGCACCCGGCCCTTCACCACAACCCGCACCGCCTTGGGGCTGGGCGGGCTTGGCtgcggggtggcggcggaggccatggcgcggcgggcggcggcgacggagcgcGGGGTGAGGGCGAGGCGTGGCGCGGTGGCGGAAGGGAACATTCTGGAAGACacggggaaggaaggggagagagagagagagagagagagagagagagagagagggtttctGGAGCTTCGAAGCGTCGGCCCATAGATGGGAAACTGCGGTGCCATCTAGCACGTTAACTGCACCATTGGATTTGGATCGGACGGTTCATGCATGCTTCACACTACACGCAATGTGTGTGCCCGTGTAGATTTCTGTGTGTTTTCGTCAATTTAAGAGCAAGTtaaatagtatagcccactactaactccaatttatctataataaccgatctaatagccaattcgtataatagttgcttactatactattaacacATGGTCCCACCTACCATACACATATTGTATtctggagtccgtgctgcagctggctacagatctgtagcccgctactcctctctcatcttttatctcattaaaatatgcttatagctggctaatagcccgctattgtacctgctctaatagaCCCCTCACTGAACTCGTAATAAAACAATTTGAAAAACCTATGTAAATATATGCTCCCTCAGCTTTCTCATTTTCATTGCAATCTATCAACCAGACATCCGCtagtaaaaagaaaataaaaataaaataaattttacaaaactattgATATTTAAAACAAACTGTCGTAAAACTACAAACTTATAAGGATGTGTATTacaaactatagatttagtgtcaattttttttacaaaacgaTAGATCTAAGGAAACTGTCGTAAAACTACAAACTTATAAGAATGTGTATTacaaactatagatttagtgtcaATTATTTTTACAAAACGATAGATCTAAGGaattgtatcacaaaactatatattgaaCATCAATTTTATTAATAAATTACAACTTTTGTaactttaaataaataatagtgcTACAGATCTAAAGCTAAAATATGTGAAATGATATGTATTGCCATAGCATTTGGCTTTGAGATACAAGAGTTCATGTTGGACCTCGTACCAAGTTGTCAATACATAATTGGCGAGATGAAAGGGATTTACTGGCATGTGAGCTATAGCAAAGTaggatccacatgtcagtgactcaactgCATGTGCAGTTAAGTCAGAGGGTTTGCTTCCTTGGCAATGAAGCGTAGAAGCCTACAACTAAAGAATTTGGCAACGAAGACCGAACCCTTCAAGTGTTCACTCTGCAACCAAGGACTATTTGGTACTAATGGCTTATTCATTTTATTGCTAAAATCAACATTACCAAAATTCAGCCAAATTTTAGCACGTTTTTGTGTCACTAAAATTTGGCAGCGTTGGATGTGTCTAGTTTAATACCTTTGTTATGCTGGTGTTGTTTTTATGAGAGGAAATTCCTAGAGCTACCAAATTCTGGTATGATAGCATTAGTAAGACTATCTTAAATTCATTATCTTACCAAAAATTGATAGGATTAAAGGcaacaataaaataaacaagCCTCAAAGTCTATAAGGCCCATGCCAATGAGATTGGATTAAAGATAGAAATAAAATGAACAAGACTTGGAGTCCATAAGCCTCAAACCCCTTGGCATGAACGAGGTTTGTGTTGACCCTCGGCCACATCTACAAACATGGTACCGAGCTGTCATATATAAGTGCCTAGTGTGCTTGAGGAGGATATATTTGTAAAATACTtcatccattttaaaatataagtattttaggATTTAAATGTTGTACCACAATATAAGCATTTATGTATTGGTTCCTATCATTAATTTTTTATGGGTTCAAAGCCAATCACATACTTAATtgtaatctatctattatatactaaaagtccataaaacttcctacaaacactctcaagcCGCCATGTGGCCTTCTACAAATGCTCTTATGTCGTCATGTGGCATTCTaaaatctcaccgtcgattttttttttaaaatcggtggacccattaattttaaccattagatctccatctaaaaaataaatctggtgtccctactttttttttaaaaaaattaccatGTTTACTCTAACTAATATATAGAAAAAGTCTGGATCGGGCAGGAAAcgttagtattattttttttccttttttttccggcGGCATACATACATACTCCACGTtagtattgttttttttcctttcttttgcaAAAGTACTTTTCCTTTACACGTTCTGAaaacagtactactactacgcaCATCGTACGTACACTAGGGGAGTTTAGGAGGTAGTGTTAATAGATATATAAAATCACATCttaccgatttaagtgaaaatccacagttagattttttttctttttcttataatttttaataattcTTTTAATTGAGAGATATGACATGTGGTGACCTACAAGCTTTTATATGAGTGTCACGTGACAGCTTAATAGCGTTTCTAAAAAGTTTAAAGGacttatatactaaaagttaaTTAAACTTTCAATAAATACTCTCAAGCCGTCATATGGCCTTCTACAAACGCTCATAAATCACCACGTGGTATTCTATAATCACACCGtcgattttcttttaaaatggTGGACCCGTTAATTTTAACAATTAGATCTCCAAcgcaaagaaaataaatttggTATCCCCACCACCAACACCTTACGTACATAAGGTAAAAAAAGGTAGTACGTACTCCTTCCATCCTCCGAATCTCCCATCCTCTCCTATTTTCGAGCTAACTTATCCTATTTTCTCATTAACACTcaatatatcaaaaaataattcggACATCTAAATGATCACGACTCTCAAGTTATAATTTTATACTCAGTTTTTATCAGTTGTtgtgttatttataattaaatataaaattcaaaatccatattactcatattttgttattaaaaaatagatcgtGCTGCCGTTCTAACTACAAATGTTAGGGCCTAATGGTACGCCCATAAACACTTCTAAGTTGATCTCGCCACGtaacactctaataaattagaaaaatctaTAAGTATGAcaaatgaaaataaaacatCTAACCATCGCTTTCCACTTAAATCGATGGATCCACTATTTTATATGGTTAGATCTatctttaaaaagaaaatcccaaAACCCCCTCCTGTTCCTCCCATTCCTCCGATTCCTCTCTCCCTACCATTCcttctctgttcttttttttatctccatAGTAACTAAATCCAACATTATCTTTGTGATAAAAACAAACTCCCACAAATGGACTCCGCATAACAAGTCTAGCCAGTTTCCCCTGTGTCAAgtgcttttcttctctttctcctcaAGCTA
The Oryza sativa Japonica Group chromosome 6, ASM3414082v1 DNA segment above includes these coding regions:
- the LOC4340703 gene encoding uncharacterized protein, producing the protein MFPSATAPRLALTPRSVAAARRAMASAATPQPSPPSPKAVRVVVKGRVQGVFFRDWTVETARALGLAGWVRNRRDGTVEALLSGDPARVDEMVSRHLPVGPRAAAVTAVLPSPADPVDPAEGFTRKPTA